In Bos indicus isolate NIAB-ARS_2022 breed Sahiwal x Tharparkar chromosome 19, NIAB-ARS_B.indTharparkar_mat_pri_1.0, whole genome shotgun sequence, the following proteins share a genomic window:
- the PSMB6 gene encoding proteasome subunit beta type-6 isoform X2 encodes MAATLVAARGTRPAPAWGPEAIAPDWENREVSTGTTIMAVQFDGGVVLGADSRTTTGSYIANRVTDKLTPIHDRIFCCRSGSAADTQAVADAVTYQLGFHSIELNEPPLVHTAASLFKEMCYRYREDLMAGIIIAGWDPQEGGQVYSVPMGGMMVRQPFAIGGSGSSYIYGYVDATYREGMTKEECLQFTANVIFFYPQLSLWQWSGMALVEG; translated from the exons ATGGCGGCCACCTTAGTAGCAGCTCGGGGGACCAGGCCGGCACCAGCCTGGGGGCCTGAGGCTATTGCCCCCGACTGGGAGAACCGGGAAGTTTCCACAGGG ACCACTATCATGGCCGTGCAATTTGATGGGGGCGTGGTTCTAGGAGCTGACTCCAGAACAACCACTGG GTCGTACATTGCCAATCGAGTGACTGACAAGCTGACCCCTATTCACGACCGTATTTTCTGCTGCCGCTCAGGCTCAGCCGCTGATACCCAAGCAGTAGCTGATGCAGTCACTTATCAGCTTGGTTTCCACAG CATTGAGCTGAATGAGCCTCCGCTGGTGCACACGGCGGCCAGCCTCTTTAAGGAGATGTGTTACCGATATCGAGAAGACCTGATGGCAGGAATCATCATTGCCGGCTGGGACCCCCAAGAAGGGGGACAG GTGTACTCGGTGCCTATGGGGGGTATGATGGTACGACAGCCCTTTGCCATTGGGGGCTCTGGGAGCTCCTATATCTATGGCTATGTGGATGCTACCTACCGGGAAGGCATGACCAAGGAAGAATGCCTGCAGTTCACTGCCAATG
- the GLTPD2 gene encoding glycolipid transfer protein domain-containing protein 2: MGVALPGQMPRRWLHSAIPLAVFALLLVYLWARNLRCGSGTQSCIAEGPPPFQVQQQSGPVEGAEWEEPQCLGPQGMLGRIMRQFRASLKPEGDVELSQYLAGWRDLVRFVTPLGSIFAFATSEASAKVTALEALVHGPQAAHYTSLGTMVAWERPEIASSPSRASGSVSMLLLHRALRWSQLCLHRVATGMLGGPDAGVQCSDAYGTALAPHHSWLVRQAAHLAFLAFPGRGRLLKLMCPGARETEARAAVARAAGTLEDVYNRTQGLLAERGLLELA; the protein is encoded by the exons ATGGGGGTCGCACTGCCGGGGCAGATGCCGCGGCGGTGGCTGCACAGCGCAATTCCTCTTGCTGTCTTCGCGCTACTGCTTGTTTATCTCTGGGCTCGGAACCTTC GCTGTGGATCTGGGACGCAGTCCTGCATTGCGGAGGGGCCGCCGCCTTTCCAG GTCCAGCAACAGTCGGGACCCGTGGAGGGCGCGGAATGGGAAGAGCCTCAGTGTCTGGGCCCCCAGGGGATGCTGGGCCGTATAATGAGGCAGTTCCGCGCCAGTCTGAAGCCGGAAGGGGACGTGGAATTGTCACAGTACCTGGCAGGATGGAGGGATCTAGTCAG gttcgtAACTCCCCTCGGCTCCATCTTCGCCTTCGCCACAAGCGAGGCCTCAGCCAAAGTGACAGCCCTCGAAGCTCTGGTGCACGGCCCACAGGCCGCGCACTACACGTCCCTGGGGACGATGGTGGCGTGGGAGCGGCCCGAGATCGCCTCATCGCCCTCGAGGGCTTCAGGCTCGGTATCCATGCTCCTGCTACACCGTGCGCTACGctggtcccagctctgcctccaccGGGTGGCGACCGGGATGCTCGGAGGCCCGGACGCCGGCGTTCAGTGCAGCGACGCTTATGGTACGGCCCTGGCCCCGCATCACTCCTGGCTCGTCCGTCAGGCTGCCCACCTCGCATTCCTCGCTTTCCCGGGTCGCGGCCGCTTACTCAAGCTGATGTGTCCCGGAGCCAGAGAGACGGAGGCGAGGGCCGCGGTGGCCCGGGCCGCGGGCACCCTGGAGGACGTCTACAACCGTACCCAGGGCTTATTGGCTGAGCGCGGCTTGCTCGAGCTGGCCTGA